A window of the Brachybacterium sacelli genome harbors these coding sequences:
- a CDS encoding amidohydrolase has translation MTITAITDAHVLPVSSPAFDGTVVVEDGRITAAGLDVAVPAEADVVDADGGWLLPGFIDAHVHLGVDEEGEGWAGQDTNEMTDPVMAAARAIDAINPVEIGFDDAIIGGVTAVNVNPGSGNPIGGLAVAIRTHGRVVDEMVLRSPSGLKAALGENPKRVYGERTQTPSTRLGVALTIRKAFATARAWMAKDEADRDADLVSEALAQVLTGEIPWRQHSHRADDIATALRIAEEFGYELVLDHGTESYLIADRIAAAGVPVLYGPLIVSRSKVEVRHRTPKAPGILTAAGVKVSIITDHPVVPIEFLVQQAALAVKHGMEPADALRAITLHPAEVLGLADRVGSIEVGKEADLVLWEGDPLDTRHRTLRVWQSGTEVMHRDAEGEPVIAAR, from the coding sequence ATGACGATCACCGCCATCACCGACGCCCATGTCCTTCCCGTCTCCTCGCCCGCCTTCGACGGCACCGTCGTGGTCGAGGACGGCCGGATCACCGCCGCCGGCCTCGACGTCGCCGTCCCCGCGGAGGCCGATGTCGTCGACGCCGACGGCGGCTGGCTGTTGCCGGGATTCATCGACGCCCACGTCCACCTCGGCGTCGACGAGGAGGGGGAGGGATGGGCCGGTCAGGACACCAACGAGATGACCGATCCGGTGATGGCCGCCGCTCGGGCGATCGACGCGATCAATCCGGTCGAGATCGGCTTCGACGACGCGATCATCGGCGGCGTCACCGCCGTGAACGTCAATCCCGGCTCCGGCAATCCGATCGGCGGGCTGGCCGTCGCGATCCGCACCCATGGCCGCGTGGTCGACGAGATGGTGCTGCGCAGCCCCTCCGGGCTGAAGGCGGCCCTCGGAGAGAATCCCAAGCGCGTCTACGGCGAGCGCACGCAGACTCCCTCGACCCGCCTCGGTGTGGCCCTGACCATCCGCAAAGCCTTCGCCACGGCCCGCGCCTGGATGGCCAAGGACGAGGCGGACCGCGACGCCGACCTGGTCTCCGAGGCGCTCGCGCAGGTGCTCACGGGCGAGATCCCCTGGCGCCAGCACTCCCACCGGGCCGACGACATCGCCACCGCGCTGCGGATCGCCGAGGAGTTCGGCTACGAGCTGGTGCTGGACCACGGCACCGAGTCGTACCTGATCGCGGACAGGATCGCCGCCGCCGGGGTGCCGGTCCTGTACGGGCCGCTGATCGTGTCCCGCTCGAAGGTGGAGGTGCGCCACCGCACCCCGAAGGCACCCGGCATCCTCACGGCCGCCGGGGTGAAGGTCTCGATCATCACCGATCACCCGGTGGTGCCGATCGAGTTCCTCGTCCAGCAGGCAGCCCTCGCGGTCAAGCACGGCATGGAGCCGGCCGACGCCCTGCGCGCGATCACCCTGCATCCCGCCGAGGTGCTGGGCCTGGCGGACCGGGTCGGGTCGATCGAGGTGGGGAAGGAGGCGGACCTGGTGCTGTGGGAGGGCGACCCGCTCGATACGCGCCATCGCACCCTGCGGGTGTGGCAGAGCGGCACCGAGGTCATGCACCGCGACGCCGAGGGCGAGCCGGTCATCGCCGCGCGGTGA
- a CDS encoding polyphosphate kinase 2 family protein encodes MAKKRDPADQKPVGFPLATDWRGKVTEFDPRATPGFEGKKADGKKLLAARDSALDELQERLYAAHHGHQEGRSVLLIVQGMDTSGKGGIMRHVVGGVDPQGVDIAAFKAPTPAEKRHDFLWRIRKHTPGPGMIGVFDRSHYEDVLIHRVHGMTDAKEIRSRYAAINAFERELTDAGTVIVKVMLHISRQEQGERLMERLERPDKHWKFDPGDVDERAYWDDYMDAYTRALRATSTARAPWTVVPADRKWYARIAVQQLLLNALTGIDPQWPEADFDVEEQIGRLRATMD; translated from the coding sequence ATGGCGAAGAAGCGCGATCCCGCAGACCAGAAGCCAGTGGGCTTCCCGCTCGCGACGGACTGGCGAGGGAAGGTCACCGAGTTCGATCCCCGCGCGACCCCCGGGTTCGAGGGGAAGAAGGCAGACGGCAAGAAGCTGCTCGCCGCGCGCGACAGCGCCCTCGACGAACTCCAGGAACGGCTCTACGCCGCACATCACGGGCACCAGGAGGGACGCTCCGTCCTGCTGATCGTGCAGGGCATGGACACCTCCGGCAAGGGCGGCATCATGCGCCACGTGGTCGGTGGCGTCGACCCGCAGGGCGTGGACATCGCCGCATTCAAGGCCCCCACGCCGGCGGAGAAGCGTCACGACTTCCTGTGGCGGATCCGCAAGCACACGCCGGGGCCCGGGATGATCGGCGTCTTCGACCGCTCCCACTACGAGGACGTGCTCATCCACCGCGTGCACGGCATGACCGACGCGAAGGAGATCCGCAGCCGGTACGCCGCGATCAACGCCTTCGAGCGTGAGCTGACCGACGCCGGGACCGTGATCGTGAAGGTCATGCTGCACATCTCGCGCCAGGAGCAGGGCGAGCGGCTGATGGAGCGGCTCGAGCGCCCCGACAAGCACTGGAAGTTCGACCCGGGCGACGTGGACGAGCGGGCGTACTGGGACGACTACATGGACGCCTACACGCGAGCACTGCGGGCCACCTCGACCGCGCGGGCCCCGTGGACCGTGGTCCCGGCCGACCGCAAGTGGTACGCCCGGATCGCCGTGCAGCAGCTGCTGCTGAATGCGCTGACCGGCATCGATCCGCAGTGGCCCGAGGCCGATTTCGACGTCGAGGAGCAGATCGGGCGCCTGCGGGCGACGATGGACTGA
- the tpx gene encoding thiol peroxidase encodes MASITFQNTPVTTVGELPGTGSALPAFELVGADLSPVTSADLAGKRIVLNIFPSLDTGTCAMSVRRFNELAAGLENTVVVCVSKDLPFAQARFCGAEGIENVVTGSAFRSSFGEDYGLTMADGPLAGLLSRAVVVTDESGKVVHTEQVAEIAEEPDYDAARAALS; translated from the coding sequence ATGGCTTCCATCACCTTCCAGAACACCCCTGTCACCACCGTCGGCGAGCTGCCCGGCACCGGCTCGGCGCTGCCCGCCTTCGAGCTCGTCGGCGCCGATCTCTCGCCCGTGACGAGCGCCGACCTCGCCGGCAAGCGCATCGTGCTGAACATCTTCCCCTCGCTCGACACCGGCACCTGCGCGATGTCGGTGCGGAGGTTCAACGAGCTGGCCGCCGGTCTCGAGAACACGGTCGTGGTGTGCGTCTCGAAGGACCTCCCCTTCGCCCAGGCGCGTTTCTGCGGCGCCGAGGGCATCGAGAACGTCGTCACCGGCTCCGCCTTCCGCTCCAGCTTCGGGGAGGACTACGGCCTGACCATGGCCGACGGGCCCCTGGCCGGTCTGCTCTCCCGGGCGGTCGTGGTGACCGACGAGAGCGGCAAGGTCGTCCACACCGAGCAGGTGGCCGAGATCGCCGAGGAGCCCGACTACGACGCGGCCCGGGCGGCGCTGTCCTGA
- a CDS encoding DUF488 domain-containing protein, translated as MSEITIIRERVHDVLDDEGSATGEYRVLVDRLWPRGVKKERLAHDDWDKDVAPGPDLRTAFHAGELGFEEFARLYRRELDDSDAPSALLERARTVKATRIVLLFAAKDTEHNHALVLQQALEELLR; from the coding sequence ATGAGCGAGATCACGATCATCCGGGAGCGCGTCCACGACGTGCTCGACGACGAGGGCTCCGCGACCGGTGAGTACCGCGTGCTGGTGGACCGGCTGTGGCCGCGCGGGGTGAAGAAGGAGCGGCTCGCGCACGACGACTGGGACAAGGACGTCGCGCCCGGCCCCGACCTGCGCACCGCCTTCCATGCCGGTGAGCTCGGCTTCGAGGAGTTCGCCCGGCTCTATCGGCGTGAACTCGACGACAGCGATGCGCCGTCGGCCCTCCTGGAGCGAGCCCGGACGGTGAAGGCGACCCGGATCGTGCTGCTCTTCGCGGCGAAGGACACCGAGCACAACCACGCCCTGGTGCTGCAGCAGGCGCTCGAGGAGCTCCTGCGCTGA
- a CDS encoding sulfite exporter TauE/SafE family protein, whose amino-acid sequence MEPVSLVVLLVMGTLAGAINAAVGSGSLLTLPVLMALGIPPGVAVRTNTVGMFFSTLGSCLGYRREIAAEKQHLMPLTVTATVGATAGALLLLVSPASALDVVVPVLIVVALVMVVFQKRLTTAIRAGKDRRAEREGPREPGGTSSSGVTDPAASPGGESRTGIGAEGAGEDRTAEPSPLRSPALIGSLGAASVYGGYFTAAQGVLYLGILGIFTGRTMGSVNSIKNLLSLAVNLSAAAVYVIAFFVLDAEIVWLGSAAIALGALLGGFFGAHLAKRMPEWLLRGIIVVVALIALVRQVL is encoded by the coding sequence GTGGAACCCGTGAGTCTCGTCGTCCTGCTCGTGATGGGCACCCTCGCCGGAGCCATCAATGCGGCGGTCGGGTCGGGCTCCCTGCTCACGCTCCCGGTGCTGATGGCGCTCGGCATCCCGCCGGGCGTCGCGGTGCGCACCAACACGGTGGGGATGTTCTTCTCGACCCTCGGCTCCTGTCTCGGATACCGCCGGGAGATCGCCGCCGAGAAGCAGCACCTCATGCCGCTGACGGTCACCGCGACGGTGGGCGCGACCGCGGGAGCCCTGCTGCTGCTGGTCTCCCCGGCGTCCGCGCTCGACGTCGTCGTGCCGGTGCTGATCGTCGTCGCCCTGGTGATGGTCGTCTTCCAGAAGCGCCTGACCACCGCCATCCGCGCCGGCAAGGACCGACGGGCGGAGCGTGAGGGACCGCGAGAGCCGGGCGGGACCTCGAGCTCAGGGGTGACGGACCCGGCGGCTTCCCCGGGCGGGGAGTCGAGGACAGGCATCGGGGCCGAGGGCGCAGGGGAGGACCGGACCGCGGAGCCCAGCCCGCTGCGTTCGCCGGCGCTGATCGGATCCCTGGGCGCCGCCTCCGTCTACGGCGGCTACTTCACCGCCGCCCAGGGAGTGCTGTACCTGGGTATCCTCGGCATCTTCACCGGTCGCACGATGGGGTCGGTCAACAGCATCAAGAACCTCCTGAGCCTTGCGGTCAACCTCTCCGCCGCCGCCGTGTACGTGATCGCGTTCTTCGTGCTCGACGCCGAGATCGTCTGGCTCGGCAGCGCAGCGATCGCGCTGGGCGCGCTGCTGGGCGGATTCTTCGGGGCGCACCTGGCCAAGCGGATGCCCGAGTGGCTGCTGCGCGGGATCATCGTCGTGGTCGCCCTGATCGCCCTGGTCCGCCAGGTGCTCTGA
- a CDS encoding alpha/beta fold hydrolase, producing the protein MTVIPSPVDGIDLRYDVTGSGPALVLLHGSVLSRAIWRGLGYLEPLAAEHTVIRVDLRGHGRSGAPHDPAAYSQEIFVADLLAVLDAEGIGRAALLGYSLGARIALTTTLEHPGRVTRLVCLGGSSSPQQGAVDSVFFPGVIDTVRDQGMEAFCAGQGLGPEVTSRRARATRTAFLAADHRAVSALLTATDAAEGVPDEALAACTVPALWMAGTEDHPRYEESRHAAGTMADAEFVPLPGRDHGGTLFPPDEVLAHALPFLR; encoded by the coding sequence GTGACCGTCATCCCCTCCCCCGTCGACGGCATCGACCTGCGTTACGACGTGACCGGCAGCGGCCCCGCCCTGGTGCTGCTGCACGGCTCCGTGCTCTCCCGCGCGATCTGGCGGGGGCTGGGCTATCTCGAGCCGCTGGCCGCCGAGCACACCGTGATCCGGGTCGATCTGCGCGGCCACGGTCGCTCCGGCGCCCCGCACGATCCGGCCGCCTACTCCCAGGAGATCTTCGTCGCCGATCTGCTGGCGGTGCTCGATGCCGAGGGCATCGGCCGCGCAGCGCTGCTGGGCTACTCGCTGGGAGCGCGGATCGCGCTGACCACGACGCTGGAGCATCCCGGACGCGTCACCCGCCTGGTCTGCCTCGGAGGCTCCTCCTCCCCGCAGCAGGGCGCCGTGGACTCGGTGTTCTTCCCCGGCGTGATCGACACCGTGCGCGACCAGGGGATGGAGGCGTTCTGCGCCGGTCAGGGGCTGGGCCCGGAAGTCACCTCCCGGCGCGCCCGCGCCACCCGCACGGCATTCCTCGCCGCGGACCACCGGGCGGTCTCCGCTCTGCTGACCGCCACGGATGCAGCCGAGGGCGTCCCCGACGAGGCCCTCGCCGCCTGCACGGTGCCGGCCCTGTGGATGGCAGGCACCGAGGACCATCCGCGCTACGAGGAGTCGCGGCACGCGGCGGGGACCATGGCCGACGCGGAGTTCGTGCCGCTGCCCGGTCGCGACCACGGCGGCACGCTGTTCCCGCCCGACGAGGTCCTCGCCCACGCCCTGCCGTTCCTGCGCTGA
- a CDS encoding NADP-dependent isocitrate dehydrogenase — protein sequence MARIIYTHTDEAPLLATASFLPILDAFSNTAGIDVTTRDISLAGRIVAAFSDLLPEEQREADALAELGELAKTPEANIIKLPNISASVPQLKAAITELQGQGIALPDYPESPETDEEKDVRARYDSVKGSAVNPVLREGNSDRRAPAAVKNFAKAHPHRMGEWSKDSATSVATMGADDFRSHEQSVVLENEDTLSIVHVAADGAETVLKPSIPVLAGEVVDSTVMRAEALDAFLREQIAAAKEQGVLFSVHLKATMMKVSDPILFGHAVRAFLPTLFTQFGDQLAAAGLSANHGLGGILAGVEDLEESVRAGVRAAIEQDLADGPDLAMVNSHKGISNLHVPSDVIIDASMPAMIRTSGHMWNKDDAEQDTLAVIPDSSYAGVYAATIEDCQAHGAFDPTTMGTVPNVGLMAQKAEEYGSHDKTFEIAADGRVEVRDASGAVLTSHEVSAGDIFRACQAKDAPIRDWVQLAVRRSRESGMPAVFWLDETRAHDRNLIAKVEAYLAEEDTDGLDLRILSPVEATKHTLERVRRGEDTISVTGNVLRDYLTDLFPIMELGTSAKMLSVVPLMNGGGLFETGAGGSAPKHVQQLVEENYLRWDSLGEFLALAESLRHLARTADNPRAAVLADALDRATETLLNEGKSPQRKLGSIDNRGSHFYLALYWAQELARQSEDAELAQAFGPIAKELTDGEQTIAGELLAVQGSPADIGGYYRPDGTKADAVMRPSSTFNRILEEISAAL from the coding sequence ATGGCGCGCATCATCTACACCCACACCGACGAGGCACCGCTGCTGGCGACCGCATCGTTCCTGCCGATCCTGGACGCCTTCTCGAACACCGCCGGGATCGACGTCACCACCCGTGACATCTCCCTGGCCGGCCGCATCGTCGCAGCCTTCTCCGACCTGCTGCCCGAGGAGCAGCGTGAGGCCGACGCCCTCGCCGAGCTCGGCGAGCTCGCGAAGACCCCCGAGGCGAACATCATCAAGCTGCCGAACATCTCCGCCTCCGTGCCCCAGCTGAAAGCCGCGATCACGGAGCTGCAGGGGCAGGGCATCGCCCTGCCCGACTACCCGGAGTCTCCGGAGACCGACGAGGAGAAGGACGTCCGCGCCCGCTACGACTCGGTCAAGGGCTCCGCGGTCAACCCCGTCCTGCGCGAGGGCAACTCTGATCGTCGCGCCCCTGCCGCCGTGAAGAACTTCGCCAAGGCCCACCCCCACCGCATGGGCGAGTGGTCGAAGGACTCCGCGACCTCCGTGGCGACCATGGGTGCGGACGACTTCCGCTCCCACGAGCAGTCGGTCGTCCTGGAGAACGAGGACACGCTGTCGATCGTGCACGTCGCGGCCGACGGCGCCGAGACCGTGCTCAAGCCGTCGATCCCCGTGCTCGCCGGCGAGGTCGTCGACTCCACGGTGATGCGGGCCGAGGCGCTGGATGCGTTCCTGCGTGAGCAGATCGCCGCTGCCAAGGAGCAGGGGGTGCTGTTCTCCGTGCACCTCAAGGCGACCATGATGAAGGTGTCGGACCCGATCCTGTTCGGTCACGCCGTCCGCGCCTTCCTGCCCACCCTGTTCACGCAGTTCGGCGATCAGCTCGCCGCGGCGGGGCTGTCCGCGAACCACGGCCTGGGCGGCATCCTCGCCGGGGTCGAGGACCTCGAGGAGTCGGTGCGCGCCGGCGTCCGGGCCGCCATCGAGCAGGATCTGGCCGACGGCCCGGACCTGGCGATGGTCAACTCCCACAAGGGCATCAGCAACCTCCACGTGCCCTCCGACGTCATCATCGACGCCTCGATGCCGGCGATGATCCGCACCTCGGGCCACATGTGGAACAAGGACGACGCCGAGCAGGACACCCTCGCGGTGATCCCGGATTCCTCCTATGCGGGCGTCTACGCCGCCACGATCGAGGACTGCCAGGCGCACGGCGCCTTCGACCCGACCACCATGGGCACCGTGCCCAACGTCGGCCTGATGGCGCAGAAGGCCGAGGAGTACGGCTCCCACGACAAGACCTTCGAGATCGCCGCCGACGGCCGCGTCGAGGTGCGCGACGCCTCCGGTGCGGTGCTGACGAGCCACGAGGTCTCGGCCGGGGACATCTTCCGCGCCTGCCAGGCCAAGGACGCGCCGATCCGCGACTGGGTGCAGCTCGCCGTGCGCCGCTCGCGCGAGTCCGGGATGCCCGCGGTGTTCTGGCTCGACGAGACCCGCGCGCACGACCGCAACCTCATCGCGAAGGTCGAGGCGTACCTGGCCGAGGAGGACACCGACGGCCTGGACCTCCGCATCCTCTCCCCCGTGGAGGCCACGAAGCACACGCTCGAGCGCGTGCGCCGCGGCGAGGACACGATCTCGGTGACGGGGAACGTGCTGCGCGACTACCTCACGGACCTGTTCCCGATCATGGAGCTCGGCACCAGCGCCAAGATGCTCTCGGTGGTGCCGCTGATGAACGGCGGCGGCCTGTTCGAGACCGGCGCGGGGGGCTCCGCTCCCAAGCACGTCCAGCAGCTGGTGGAGGAGAACTACCTGCGCTGGGACTCCCTCGGCGAGTTCCTCGCCCTGGCGGAATCGCTGCGTCACCTGGCCCGCACCGCGGACAATCCGCGCGCCGCGGTCCTCGCCGACGCGCTGGACCGCGCCACCGAGACGCTGCTGAACGAGGGCAAGTCCCCGCAGCGCAAGCTCGGCAGCATCGACAACCGTGGCAGCCACTTCTACCTGGCCCTGTACTGGGCCCAGGAGCTGGCCCGGCAGAGCGAGGACGCGGAGCTGGCGCAGGCCTTCGGCCCGATCGCGAAGGAGCTCACCGACGGCGAGCAGACCATCGCCGGCGAGCTGCTGGCCGTGCAGGGCTCCCCGGCCGACATCGGCGGCTACTACCGCCCCGACGGGACCAAGGCCGATGCGGTGATGCGCCCCTCGAGCACCTTCAACCGCATCCTCGAGGAGATCTCCGCGGCGCTGTGA